GTAGCTCGCCGAGACGTGCGGCGGGCAGGAGACGAACAGGTGGACATGGTCCGCGCTGACATGGCCCTTGAGGATTTCGACCTCCAACTCCGCACAGATCGTTCGCACGATCTGGCGGAGCCGGAGGCCGACGTCACCCCGCAGCAGCTTCTTGCGGTACTTGGTGATCCAGACCAAGTGGAACTTGATGTCGAAGCGGGTGTGGGCGGTCCGTCGGTAGTGCTCCATCCCGCGAACGTACTGGAAGTGGTCGCCTGAAGGCGAGGGATTTTAGATCCCAGGAATGGAC
The Tautonia rosea genome window above contains:
- the tnpA gene encoding IS200/IS605 family transposase, coding for MEHYRRTAHTRFDIKFHLVWITKYRKKLLRGDVGLRLRQIVRTICAELEVEILKGHVSADHVHLFVSCPPHVSASYLVQRIKGKSSRKLMQEYSHLKKLCWGRHLWARGFFVASSGNVTDEVIMEYIRTQEHRKDDDDFRVEEP